The Porphyrobacter sp. HT-58-2 genome has a window encoding:
- a CDS encoding alkaline phosphatase D family protein — protein MRLSLLAATTLAAAGLLAAPIMAHDDEPAPARTAPVPVSLTPDQLLQPYYEALRQQVEMPVAGPNPSLSPATPLTRIAFGSCNHQSAPQHMWAQIASANPQLFLMIGDNVYGDNGWDADAGLESLRRAYALQASHPEFKAFRAKYPMMATWDDHDYGLNDAGGSFPMRRWGEALFESFWGSSDAVRSRPGVYDSTITGPEGKRVQVILLDTRYFRSDLKRMAWSKDRPPLGGYLPDDSLDKTMLGEAQWAWLEQELAKPADLRVVVSSTQVITTAHQFEGWTNMPVERNRLLETLKNRAASGLVILSGDRHAAGIYKAAHKGETMWELTSSSLNLSFGSDNDRSTAREPDPARVTKFFSEENYGLVDIDWKAKRLTMTLKGNTSATLASQTFTW, from the coding sequence ATGCGCCTCTCGCTGCTCGCTGCCACCACTCTTGCTGCCGCCGGCTTGCTCGCCGCGCCGATCATGGCGCATGACGACGAGCCTGCCCCGGCCCGTACCGCACCGGTGCCGGTCAGCCTTACTCCCGACCAGCTGCTCCAGCCCTATTATGAAGCGCTGCGCCAGCAGGTCGAAATGCCGGTGGCAGGCCCGAACCCGTCGCTGAGCCCGGCGACGCCGCTGACCCGGATCGCCTTCGGCAGCTGCAACCACCAATCCGCGCCGCAGCATATGTGGGCGCAGATCGCCTCGGCCAATCCGCAGCTGTTCCTTATGATCGGCGACAATGTCTATGGCGACAATGGCTGGGACGCGGATGCCGGGCTGGAGAGCCTGCGCCGCGCCTACGCGCTCCAGGCCTCGCATCCCGAATTCAAGGCGTTCCGGGCGAAGTATCCGATGATGGCGACCTGGGACGACCATGATTACGGCCTCAATGATGCCGGCGGCAGCTTCCCGATGCGGCGCTGGGGCGAGGCGCTGTTCGAGAGCTTCTGGGGATCGTCGGATGCTGTGCGCTCGCGCCCCGGCGTCTATGACAGCACCATCACCGGGCCGGAGGGCAAGCGGGTGCAGGTGATCCTGCTCGATACGCGCTATTTCCGTTCTGACCTGAAGCGCATGGCGTGGTCGAAGGACCGTCCGCCGCTGGGGGGCTACCTGCCTGATGATAGCCTCGACAAGACCATGCTGGGCGAGGCGCAATGGGCCTGGCTTGAGCAGGAGCTGGCCAAGCCTGCTGATCTGCGCGTCGTGGTTTCCTCAACCCAGGTCATCACCACCGCCCACCAGTTCGAAGGCTGGACCAATATGCCGGTCGAGCGCAACCGCCTGCTGGAGACGCTCAAGAACCGCGCGGCCAGCGGTCTGGTGATCCTGTCCGGTGATCGCCATGCAGCCGGCATCTACAAGGCCGCGCACAAGGGCGAGACGATGTGGGAGCTGACCAGCTCGTCGCTCAACCTCTCCTTCGGCAGCGACAATGATCGCAGCACCGCGCGCGAGCCTGATCCGGCGCGCGTGACTAAGTTCTTCTCGGAGGAGAATTACGGGCTGGTCGACATCGACTGGAAGGCTAAGCGCCTGACCATGACCTTGAAAGGCAACACCAGCGCGACGCTGGCGAGCCAGACGTTCACCTGGTGA